A stretch of DNA from Luteolibacter sp. Y139:
TCTTCCCTGATGATGGGGGACTCCACCGGCGGCTTTTCGCGGGCCAGAGCCTCGCGCTCTTCTTCGGTCAGGGTGAAATCGAAAGAGACGTCACCGATTTTCACGGAAAGGCCGTGGCGCAGGGGGATGGTCTCTTTCTGGACGCCGTCCAGCTTGATGCCATTGGTCGAGCCGAGGTCGCGGAGCTGGTAGCCACCATCGAGGCGCTCCATCACGGCGTGGCGGACGGAAACCGAGCCGTCATCGATCACGATGTCGTTCTCGCTGCCCCGGCCCATATTGACCTTCATGCGGTCGAGTTGGAAGCGGTAGGGCTGCGGCGTGCGGTCGAGGACGGTGATGGTGACGCGAGGCATGGGGTGAAAAACGTGAACTCCGGCGGTTTTCTAGCGGGAAAGCGGCTGATCCTGCACGGAAAAATTCGAACGGGCGGCAATCGTGGATTAATATGCGTAAACCCTTGGCCCGGCGATAAAATTTCAACTTGCACGAGTAGGAGAGAAGCGCTAATCGACCGCGCCCGATTTTCCAGCAGCGGGCGGTATTCCAGTTTTACCAACGATTTCAAGAGACCCCACCGACATGGCCGAAAAGAAGCAACCCGCGAAAAAGGCGGAACCCGCCAAGCCTGCGAAGAAGCCTGCTGAAAAGCCCGCTCCAAAGGCCGAGTCCAAGAAGCCCGCCGCCAAAACCGAGCCGGAGCCCGAGGAAGTCGTTGAAATCAAGGCTCCCGCCGGCCCGGTGAAGGTCAGCGGCTTTGTCCTCAAGCAGAAACAGCGCCTGCTGGACCTGCGGGACGAGCTGGTGGACGCGATGTCCGGCATGACCGGGGAAATCCGCAATGCGCCCGAAGGCAGCGAGGCCTCCGGCAGCGGCATGCACCAGGGTGACGCTGGCAGCGATGCCTACGACCGCGACTTCGCGCTCAGCGTGCTGGCCAAGGAACAAGACGCCCTTTACGAGATCGAGCAGGCCCTGCGCCGGATCGACCGCGGTGCCTACGGGATCTGCGAAATGTCCGGAAAGAGCATCCCGCAGGCCCGTCTGGAGGCGATTCCATTCGCCCGCCTGACCGTGGAATGCCAGGCCCAGTGGGAGAAGGAATACGGCAACCGCCGCTTCCGTCCGTCCAATGAAGTCGGCTTCGCCGGAGGAAATTATTCGGATGATGAAGATTCC
This window harbors:
- a CDS encoding FHA domain-containing protein, with protein sequence MPRVTITVLDRTPQPYRFQLDRMKVNMGRGSENDIVIDDGSVSVRHAVMERLDGGYQLRDLGSTNGIKLDGVQKETIPLRHGLSVKIGDVSFDFTLTEEEREALAREKPPVESPIIREEALSGAAAGGGGGPRRAANGPGAGPQRVIIKSSQPSAAASFFMTLLFLLLAAGAFFVGLTVRHQKETGRSLLEDMKTGKAKAAATAPADPSATPAPSAEEKKAE
- a CDS encoding TraR/DksA family transcriptional regulator — encoded protein: MAEKKQPAKKAEPAKPAKKPAEKPAPKAESKKPAAKTEPEPEEVVEIKAPAGPVKVSGFVLKQKQRLLDLRDELVDAMSGMTGEIRNAPEGSEASGSGMHQGDAGSDAYDRDFALSVLAKEQDALYEIEQALRRIDRGAYGICEMSGKSIPQARLEAIPFARLTVECQAQWEKEYGNRRFRPSNEVGFAGGNYSDDEDSETVSLDEDDD